The proteins below are encoded in one region of Avibacterium volantium:
- the cls gene encoding cardiolipin synthase, which produces MNFTFQQIIAYLVPVLIWILTISITMRLVIKKQSVSATLSWLMIIYLVPVVGIIAYLVFGEVKLGTKRAKAFRLLAPKFNQWFGDFSQCPQLINHHNTLLYRPIFDLAKSRLNIPCVLGNELHILDTPESIIKSIIQDIHQAQHSINMVFYIWWNGGLVEEVQNALISAQQRGVTVRILVDSVGSRQFLKSKNYRQMKESGIEITEALHVNLLRMFFSRIDLRQHRKIIVIDNQIAYTGSMNMVDPKYFKQNSHVGEWVDIMVRINGPVSAVLNGLYAWDWQIESDKEIPLQLPDCPLLPVDHNNSHAVQILATGPGFPDDLMAQSLSIAIFSARQSITITSPYFVPSHSIAEALRIAALRGIDVTLILPKKNDSLMVSWASRTFFEDLLAAGVKIYQFEQGLLHTKSVLIDNRLALVGTVNMDMRSFMLNFEVTMVVEDQSFANEVTQLQQHYRQSSSLLTYENWVKRPVYQQVIERLFFLFSPLL; this is translated from the coding sequence ATGAATTTTACTTTTCAACAGATTATAGCATATCTCGTCCCTGTCCTGATTTGGATTTTGACCATTTCTATCACAATGCGATTAGTGATAAAAAAACAATCGGTTTCTGCCACCCTTTCTTGGTTGATGATTATTTATCTCGTGCCAGTGGTGGGCATTATCGCCTATTTAGTGTTTGGCGAAGTGAAATTAGGCACAAAACGGGCAAAAGCATTTCGTTTGCTTGCACCGAAATTTAACCAGTGGTTTGGCGATTTTTCGCAATGTCCGCAATTAATCAATCATCACAACACCCTGCTTTATCGCCCCATTTTTGATTTAGCCAAAAGTCGTTTAAATATCCCTTGCGTGCTGGGTAATGAGCTACATATTTTAGACACGCCAGAAAGCATCATTAAAAGCATTATTCAAGATATTCACCAAGCCCAACACAGCATTAATATGGTGTTTTATATTTGGTGGAATGGCGGCTTAGTGGAAGAGGTGCAGAACGCGCTAATTAGCGCACAACAGCGTGGTGTTACGGTGCGGATATTGGTGGATAGCGTGGGCAGCCGTCAATTTCTAAAAAGTAAAAATTACCGCCAAATGAAAGAAAGTGGCATTGAGATCACCGAAGCGCTACACGTTAATTTACTGCGTATGTTTTTTAGTCGTATTGATTTACGCCAGCACCGCAAAATTATTGTGATCGATAATCAAATTGCTTACACCGGCAGTATGAATATGGTTGATCCAAAATATTTCAAACAAAACAGCCACGTTGGCGAATGGGTAGATATTATGGTGCGTATTAACGGCCCTGTTTCTGCCGTGCTAAATGGGCTTTATGCGTGGGATTGGCAAATTGAAAGCGATAAAGAAATCCCCTTGCAGTTGCCAGATTGCCCTTTGTTACCCGTTGATCATAATAACTCTCACGCCGTACAAATTCTTGCCACGGGTCCGGGCTTTCCTGATGATTTAATGGCGCAATCTCTTTCTATTGCGATTTTTTCCGCGCGCCAAAGCATCACCATTACTTCGCCTTATTTTGTGCCAAGCCATAGCATTGCTGAAGCCTTACGCATTGCGGCATTGCGTGGTATTGACGTTACGCTGATTCTTCCAAAGAAAAACGATTCTTTAATGGTAAGCTGGGCGAGTCGCACCTTTTTTGAAGATCTGCTTGCCGCTGGGGTGAAAATTTATCAATTTGAGCAAGGCCTATTACATACTAAAAGCGTGTTGATTGATAACCGCCTTGCCCTCGTTGGCACGGTAAATATGGATATGCGTAGTTTTATGTTGAATTTTGAAGTCACAATGGTGGTGGAAGATCAAAGTTTTGCCAATGAAGTAACCCAATTGCAGCAACACTACCGCCAAAGTTCTTCTTTATTAACCTATGAAAACTGGGTAAAACGCCCTGTTTATCAACAGGTTATCGAACGTTTATTTTTCTTATTTAGCCCGCTTTTATAA
- the pheS gene encoding phenylalanine--tRNA ligase subunit alpha: protein MQHLKEITEQAKEAIEKLHDKSLETLDAIRVEYFGKKGHFTQLMQGLRDVAAEERPAMGAKINEAKQKVLDLLNTKKAQWEEEALNAQLAKESIDVSLPGRKTELGGLHPVSVTIGRVVKFFSNLGFSVEVGPEVETDYYNFDALNIPAHHPARADHDTFWFDAERLLRTQTSGVQIRTMEKMRPPIRIMAPGRVYRNDYDQTHTPMFHQIELLYVDKNANFSELKGLLHDFLRAFFEEDLQVRFRPSYFPFTEPSAEVDVMGKNGKWLEVLGCGMVHPNVLRNVGIDPEEYSGFAVGMGVERLTMLRYNVTDLRSFFENDLRFLKQFK from the coding sequence ATGCAACACCTTAAAGAAATTACCGAACAGGCAAAAGAAGCGATTGAAAAATTGCACGATAAAAGCCTTGAAACGCTAGATGCCATTCGTGTGGAATATTTTGGTAAAAAAGGGCATTTTACTCAATTAATGCAAGGATTGCGTGATGTGGCAGCGGAAGAGCGTCCGGCAATGGGCGCAAAAATTAACGAAGCCAAGCAAAAAGTGTTAGATTTATTAAACACGAAAAAAGCACAATGGGAAGAAGAAGCCTTGAATGCACAGTTGGCGAAAGAGAGTATTGATGTCAGCTTACCGGGGCGTAAAACGGAATTAGGTGGCTTGCACCCTGTTTCTGTAACCATTGGGCGTGTGGTGAAATTTTTCTCTAACTTAGGCTTTAGTGTAGAAGTTGGGCCTGAAGTTGAAACCGATTATTACAACTTTGATGCGTTAAATATCCCTGCTCATCACCCAGCGCGTGCGGATCACGATACGTTCTGGTTTGATGCAGAGCGCCTATTGCGTACGCAAACTTCTGGGGTGCAAATCCGTACAATGGAAAAAATGCGTCCACCAATTCGCATTATGGCACCGGGCCGTGTATATCGTAACGATTACGACCAAACGCACACGCCAATGTTCCACCAAATTGAATTGCTTTATGTGGATAAAAACGCGAACTTCAGTGAATTAAAAGGCTTATTACACGATTTCTTGCGCGCCTTTTTTGAAGAAGATTTACAAGTGCGCTTCCGTCCTTCCTATTTTCCATTCACCGAACCTTCAGCAGAAGTGGACGTTATGGGCAAAAACGGAAAATGGTTAGAAGTGTTAGGCTGTGGAATGGTTCACCCAAATGTGCTGCGCAATGTGGGTATCGATCCAGAAGAATATTCTGGCTTTGCGGTGGGAATGGGCGTAGAACGCTTAACAATGCTACGTTACAATGTAACAGATTTACGTTCATTCTTTGAAAATGATCTCCGTTTCTTAAAACAATTTAAGTAA
- the ttcA gene encoding tRNA 2-thiocytidine(32) synthetase TtcA: MSENLTSQNEKTKKQIYNFNKLQKRLRRNVGAAIADFNMIEDGDKVMVCLSGGKDSYTLLDILLNLRLNAPIHFDIVAVNLDQKQPGFPEHVLPEYLESIGVDYKIVEENTYGIVKEKIPEGKTTCSLCSRLRRGILYRTATELGATKIALGHHRDDMLETLFLNMFYGGKLKSMPPKLISDDGKQIVIRPLAYCKEKDIEKYSIAKQFPIIPCNLCGSQPNLQRQVVKEMLQTWDRQYPGRIETMFSAMQNIVPSHLCDKNLFNFKDIQRGQNLDGVEGDIAFDKQELPTTPLFQDEDEQTDFSQNEMISFKEVS; encoded by the coding sequence ATGAGCGAAAATTTAACTTCTCAAAACGAAAAAACAAAGAAACAAATCTATAATTTCAATAAGTTACAAAAACGCCTACGCCGTAATGTGGGCGCAGCTATTGCCGATTTTAATATGATTGAAGATGGTGATAAGGTGATGGTGTGCTTATCTGGCGGTAAAGACAGCTACACGTTGCTGGATATTTTGCTTAATTTACGCCTTAACGCACCGATTCATTTTGATATTGTGGCGGTAAATTTAGATCAAAAACAACCAGGCTTTCCTGAGCACGTCTTACCGGAATATTTAGAGAGCATCGGCGTGGATTACAAAATCGTAGAGGAAAATACCTATGGGATTGTAAAAGAAAAAATCCCAGAGGGAAAAACCACCTGTTCCCTTTGTTCTCGTTTAAGACGTGGGATTTTATACCGCACGGCGACCGAGTTGGGTGCAACCAAAATCGCACTCGGGCATCACCGTGATGATATGTTAGAAACCTTGTTTTTAAATATGTTCTACGGCGGCAAACTCAAATCAATGCCGCCCAAATTAATCAGCGATGACGGCAAGCAAATTGTGATTCGTCCGCTGGCTTATTGCAAAGAAAAGGACATTGAAAAATATTCCATCGCCAAACAATTCCCGATTATTCCTTGTAATCTATGTGGTTCGCAACCTAACTTACAACGCCAAGTGGTAAAAGAAATGTTGCAAACTTGGGATCGCCAATATCCGGGGCGCATCGAAACAATGTTCAGCGCAATGCAAAATATTGTGCCTTCGCACCTATGCGATAAAAATTTGTTTAATTTCAAAGATATTCAACGTGGACAAAACCTAGACGGCGTGGAAGGGGATATTGCTTTTGATAAGCAGGAGCTACCTACTACCCCATTATTCCAAGATGAAGATGAGCAAACGGATTTCAGCCAAAATGAAATGATTTCGTTTAAGGAAGTGAGTTAA
- the pheT gene encoding phenylalanine--tRNA ligase subunit beta, which yields MKFSELWVREWVNPAVSTEQLCDQITMLGLEVDGVEPVAGEFSGVVVGEVVECAQHPDADKLRVTKVNVGGERLLDIVCGAPNCRQGLKVACAVDGAVLPGNFKIKKTKLRGQPSEGMLCSFSELGISDDHNGIIELPADAPIGTDLREYLQLNDNSVEISLTPNRADCLSIAGIAREVGVVNQQAVNAPEIKPVAATIADKAQIEVLAPEACPRYLLRVVKNVNVKAPTPIWMQEKLRRCGIRSIDPVVDITNYILLELGQPMHAFDAAKVAQPVQVRMAKEGEELVLLDGTTAKLQPNTLVIADQNGPLAMVGIFGGEASGVNAETKDVILEAAFFAPLAITGRARQYGLHTDSSHRFERGVDFNLQHKAMERATALLLDICGGEAGEICEVVSEANLPKVKQVQLRREKLDHLLGHHIPTETVTDILQRLGLQVSYQDGLWTAISPSWRFDIEIEEDLIEEVARIYGYNNIPNNAPLAHLQMKPMPESLLELVRVRTAFVDSDYQEIVSYSFVDPEVQQLLYPEQEALILPNPISREMSAMRVSLLPGLLTTIAYNQNRQQSRVRIFEGGLRFIPDAEAESGVRQEYVIGAAIVGDKRPVHWEQKGENVDFFDLKGDLERILSLTKAGNRLRFVAKSYPALHPGQSAAIMLDDKEIGYIGTVHPKVVQQLGLSGKPIVFEIEWAAIAERPVPNAKEISRFPANKRDLAIVVDSATPAGDVLEVCRQAGGKQLVNVSLFDVYQGANLPEGKKSLAISLTIQDTDKTLEEKEINAVISAVLDALKQRFDAYLRD from the coding sequence ATGAAATTTAGTGAATTATGGGTGCGTGAATGGGTGAATCCTGCCGTTAGCACGGAACAATTATGTGATCAAATTACAATGCTCGGACTAGAAGTCGATGGCGTTGAACCTGTTGCCGGCGAATTTAGTGGCGTTGTTGTAGGGGAAGTGGTGGAATGTGCGCAACACCCTGATGCGGATAAATTACGCGTAACCAAAGTCAATGTGGGTGGTGAACGTCTATTAGACATCGTGTGCGGTGCGCCAAACTGCCGTCAAGGCTTAAAAGTGGCTTGTGCGGTTGATGGTGCGGTGTTACCTGGTAACTTTAAAATTAAGAAAACCAAATTACGCGGTCAGCCTTCTGAAGGAATGTTATGCTCATTCAGCGAATTAGGCATTTCAGACGATCACAATGGCATCATCGAATTGCCAGCAGATGCACCAATTGGTACAGATTTGCGTGAGTATTTGCAATTAAACGATAACAGTGTAGAAATTAGCTTAACGCCAAACCGTGCGGACTGTTTAAGCATTGCAGGAATTGCCCGTGAAGTGGGCGTGGTTAATCAGCAAGCTGTTAATGCCCCTGAAATCAAGCCTGTTGCAGCAACCATTGCAGATAAAGCACAAATTGAAGTGTTAGCACCTGAAGCTTGCCCACGTTATTTATTGCGTGTGGTGAAAAATGTGAATGTGAAAGCACCAACGCCAATTTGGATGCAAGAAAAATTACGCCGTTGCGGTATTCGTTCTATCGATCCCGTGGTGGATATTACCAATTACATTTTACTGGAACTTGGCCAACCAATGCACGCCTTTGATGCAGCAAAAGTGGCGCAGCCTGTGCAAGTGCGTATGGCAAAAGAAGGCGAAGAATTGGTGCTATTAGATGGCACAACCGCCAAACTTCAACCAAATACTTTAGTGATTGCTGATCAAAATGGCCCATTAGCGATGGTGGGTATTTTTGGTGGCGAAGCCAGTGGTGTGAATGCCGAAACCAAAGATGTGATTCTTGAAGCTGCATTCTTTGCGCCATTAGCCATTACAGGACGTGCTAGACAATATGGCTTGCATACTGATTCTTCACACCGTTTTGAACGTGGTGTAGATTTTAATCTTCAACACAAAGCAATGGAACGTGCAACCGCCTTATTGTTAGACATTTGCGGCGGCGAAGCGGGTGAAATTTGCGAAGTGGTGAGCGAAGCGAATTTACCAAAAGTAAAACAGGTGCAATTACGCCGTGAAAAATTAGATCACTTATTAGGTCATCATATTCCAACGGAAACCGTTACAGACATTTTGCAACGCTTAGGCTTGCAAGTGAGCTACCAAGACGGTTTATGGACAGCCATTTCACCAAGCTGGCGTTTTGATATTGAAATTGAAGAAGACTTAATCGAAGAAGTGGCACGCATTTACGGTTATAACAACATTCCGAATAATGCCCCATTAGCGCATTTACAAATGAAACCAATGCCTGAAAGTTTATTAGAATTGGTGCGTGTGCGTACCGCATTTGTCGATAGCGATTATCAAGAAATTGTGTCTTATAGCTTTGTTGATCCAGAAGTTCAGCAATTATTATACCCAGAGCAAGAAGCATTAATTCTGCCAAACCCAATTTCGCGTGAAATGTCGGCAATGCGCGTGTCTTTATTACCGGGCTTGCTTACAACCATTGCTTACAACCAAAATCGCCAACAAAGCCGTGTACGCATTTTTGAAGGCGGACTACGCTTTATTCCTGATGCGGAAGCGGAAAGTGGCGTGCGTCAAGAATATGTTATCGGTGCAGCGATTGTAGGGGATAAACGCCCTGTTCATTGGGAACAAAAAGGGGAAAACGTTGATTTCTTTGATCTTAAAGGGGATTTAGAGCGAATTTTATCCTTAACAAAAGCTGGAAATCGTTTGCGTTTTGTTGCAAAATCATACCCAGCATTACATCCAGGGCAATCTGCCGCCATTATGTTAGACGATAAAGAAATCGGTTATATTGGCACGGTGCATCCAAAAGTGGTGCAACAGCTTGGTTTATCTGGTAAACCTATCGTATTTGAAATTGAATGGGCTGCCATTGCAGAAAGACCTGTTCCAAATGCCAAAGAAATTTCTCGTTTCCCTGCAAATAAACGTGATTTGGCGATTGTAGTGGATAGTGCAACACCAGCGGGCGATGTGTTAGAAGTGTGTCGTCAAGCGGGCGGAAAACAGCTTGTAAACGTAAGTTTATTTGATGTTTACCAAGGGGCGAATTTACCAGAAGGTAAGAAAAGTTTAGCCATTAGCTTAACCATTCAAGACACTGATAAAACCCTTGAAGAGAAAGAGATTAATGCGGTAATTTCAGCGGTATTAGACGCATTAAAACAACGATTTGATGCTTATTTGAGAGATTAA
- a CDS encoding histidine phosphatase family protein produces the protein MKKQLTFYLVRHGRTVWNEQGLLQGQGDSPLIAEGIEGAMKTGEHLANVPFIAAYSSVLKRAMDTTQYIIGERNIPFFQHKGLNEHFFGSWEGVLVDSIRQSEEFQQMTKDPANYQAKSNGGETFAELAERAMQAVYDIINVHNEGNILLVSHGHTLRLLLTLFDGSTWQNHRENPRVIRLDNTSISIVHYEQAENENVGRFVLETVNSTAHL, from the coding sequence ATGAAAAAACAGCTTACTTTTTATTTAGTTCGCCATGGACGCACTGTTTGGAACGAACAAGGTTTATTACAAGGACAAGGCGATTCTCCGCTGATCGCCGAAGGCATTGAGGGGGCAATGAAAACAGGCGAACACTTAGCCAACGTGCCTTTTATTGCTGCCTATTCAAGCGTGTTAAAACGGGCAATGGATACCACCCAATACATTATTGGCGAACGCAATATTCCTTTCTTTCAGCATAAAGGCTTAAACGAGCATTTCTTTGGTAGCTGGGAGGGCGTGCTGGTGGATAGCATTCGTCAAAGCGAAGAATTTCAGCAAATGACGAAAGATCCTGCGAATTATCAAGCCAAAAGCAACGGCGGCGAAACCTTTGCTGAACTGGCAGAACGCGCAATGCAGGCGGTTTATGACATTATCAATGTGCATAACGAAGGCAATATTCTACTGGTTTCTCACGGACACACACTGCGTTTATTGCTTACCCTATTTGACGGCTCAACCTGGCAAAATCACCGTGAAAATCCACGAGTAATTCGTTTGGATAACACGTCCATTAGCATTGTTCACTATGAGCAAGCGGAAAACGAAAATGTAGGGCGTTTTGTGTTAGAAACGGTGAATAGCACGGCGCATTTATAG
- the mukE gene encoding chromosome partition protein MukE translates to MTEQLQEILSVKQAQAIANPLFPAVDSQLRAGRHISLEQLDNHAFLMDFQNELDQFYRRYNVELIRAPEGFFYLRPKATTLIARSVLSELEMLVGKVLCYLYLSPERLAQQGIFSTQEVYDELLNLADESKLLKVVNQRSSGSDLDKQKLAEKVRATLNRLRRLGIISTVGDQHSGKFVISEAVFRFGAEVRAGDDPMEAQLRLIRDGEAATPQSLQDEKSAVQNGEEIEEFDEEGEE, encoded by the coding sequence ATGACAGAGCAGCTACAAGAGATACTTTCCGTAAAACAAGCGCAGGCCATTGCAAATCCCCTTTTTCCTGCGGTGGATAGCCAATTGCGTGCAGGGCGACACATTAGTTTAGAGCAATTGGATAATCACGCTTTTTTGATGGATTTCCAAAACGAGCTAGATCAATTTTATCGCCGTTACAATGTGGAATTAATTCGTGCGCCAGAAGGCTTTTTCTATTTGCGTCCCAAAGCCACTACGCTGATTGCACGTTCAGTGCTTTCTGAATTAGAAATGTTGGTTGGTAAAGTGCTGTGCTATTTGTATTTAAGCCCAGAGCGCCTTGCTCAACAAGGCATTTTCAGCACGCAAGAAGTGTATGATGAATTGCTCAATTTGGCCGATGAAAGCAAGTTGTTAAAAGTGGTGAATCAGCGTTCTTCAGGTTCAGATTTAGATAAACAAAAACTGGCAGAAAAAGTCCGCGCTACGTTAAATCGCTTACGCCGTTTAGGAATAATTTCAACAGTCGGCGATCAGCATAGTGGAAAATTTGTGATTTCAGAAGCGGTATTCCGTTTTGGTGCAGAAGTGCGTGCTGGCGATGACCCAATGGAAGCGCAATTACGCTTGATCCGCGATGGGGAAGCCGCAACACCACAATCCTTACAAGATGAGAAAAGTGCGGTGCAAAATGGCGAAGAAATTGAAGAATTTGATGAAGAAGGGGAAGAATAA
- a CDS encoding BrnA antitoxin family protein, with amino-acid sequence MKTEKNTPLISAEGEVRELQQSDFTQMKSLQETMPDDFVNMVLAHQAEMEKQGHIKPKVRGKQKTPTKQIITIRLSPEVIEAFKATGKGWQSRINEVLLQHIHSV; translated from the coding sequence ATGAAAACAGAGAAAAACACACCGCTGATTAGTGCTGAAGGCGAAGTCCGGGAATTACAGCAAAGCGATTTTACACAAATGAAATCATTACAAGAAACAATGCCTGATGATTTTGTCAATATGGTGCTTGCACATCAAGCAGAAATGGAAAAGCAAGGACATATAAAACCGAAAGTCAGGGGCAAACAAAAAACGCCAACCAAACAAATTATCACTATTCGCTTATCACCTGAAGTGATTGAGGCCTTTAAAGCCACAGGGAAAGGTTGGCAATCGCGTATTAATGAAGTGCTTCTCCAGCATATTCATTCCGTATAA
- a CDS encoding TIGR01621 family pseudouridine synthase, with translation MPEITTPMFDIVFQHADFIIIHKPCGISVHKDDQALGLTTLVAQQLNLPQVWLVHRLDKVTSGLLILALNKQAAATLSGLFADHRIEKTYLALSSEKPKKKQGRIVGDMQKSRNGTWKLCQSKENPAITRFSSLSCEPNLRLFILFPQTGKTHQLRVAMKSLGSPILGDELYGGNKQKSDRTYLHCYQLKFTYKDQQINVKTLPKTGKFFTALSVQEKIQQWERENNCEKPQ, from the coding sequence ATGCCAGAGATCACAACGCCAATGTTCGACATTGTTTTTCAGCACGCCGATTTTATCATTATTCACAAACCTTGTGGCATTTCCGTGCATAAAGATGATCAGGCGCTTGGTCTAACCACTTTAGTGGCGCAGCAATTAAATTTGCCCCAAGTGTGGCTAGTGCATCGGTTAGATAAGGTAACTTCTGGATTGTTAATCTTGGCGTTGAATAAACAGGCGGCGGCAACCTTGTCAGGGCTATTTGCCGATCATCGCATTGAGAAAACCTATCTGGCGTTATCCAGCGAAAAGCCAAAGAAAAAGCAAGGGCGAATTGTGGGGGATATGCAAAAATCTCGCAATGGCACTTGGAAATTATGCCAAAGCAAGGAAAACCCTGCCATCACGCGTTTTTCTTCCCTAAGCTGTGAGCCAAATTTACGCCTTTTTATTTTGTTTCCACAAACAGGCAAAACGCACCAATTACGCGTGGCAATGAAAAGCCTAGGCAGCCCGATTTTAGGTGATGAACTTTATGGCGGAAATAAACAAAAATCCGACCGCACTTATTTGCACTGTTATCAGCTTAAATTTACTTACAAAGACCAGCAGATTAATGTGAAAACGCTGCCAAAAACAGGCAAATTTTTCACCGCACTTTCCGTGCAAGAAAAAATTCAGCAATGGGAAAGGGAGAATAATTGCGAAAAGCCACAATAA
- a CDS encoding BrnT family toxin produces the protein MEIEFDQKKNQRNIEERQLSFEMARYFHWNSAMIIADDRKDYPEPRFLAAGYVGTTARLHILVFTPIKTGIRVISFRKANAREIKKYENREKHTAD, from the coding sequence ATGGAAATTGAATTTGATCAAAAGAAAAATCAGCGCAATATTGAAGAACGCCAGCTCTCTTTTGAAATGGCACGCTATTTTCATTGGAATAGCGCAATGATTATCGCTGATGATAGAAAAGATTATCCTGAACCGCGTTTTTTAGCCGCTGGTTATGTTGGGACAACAGCGCGATTACATATTCTCGTATTTACACCAATAAAAACAGGAATTCGAGTTATTAGCTTCCGTAAAGCAAATGCAAGGGAGATCAAAAAATATGAAAACAGAGAAAAACACACCGCTGATTAG
- the mukF gene encoding chromosome partition protein MukF, with translation MLETSQTIPELVSWAREREFSLNLPTDRLAFLLAIAIYNNERLDGEMLETDLVDIFRHTASAFEQSPDNIATRANNAINELVKQRFLNRFSSEFTEGLAIYRLTPLGVGVSDYYIRQREFSALRLSVQLSIVADEIQRASEAAEEGGDEHHWRRNVFAPLKYSVAEIFDSIDFSQRVMDENQQSIKDEIAELLTKDWQAAISSCERLLDETSSNLRELQDTLNSAGDKLQAQLLRIQDCVIGQENLYFIDQLIIDLQAKLDRIISWGQQSIDLWIGYDRHVHKFIRTAIDMDKNRVFSQRLRQSIQQYLENPWYLWTAQAERLVDLRDEELVLREEDALGELPEELQYESLADLHDQIVEHMQSLLIAYREHNRPIDLSLVLKEQLENYPVSRHFDVARIIVDQAMRLGMASGDLTGAYPQWQKINEQGAEVQANIIDEYN, from the coding sequence ATGCTTGAAACATCACAAACAATCCCTGAATTGGTTTCTTGGGCGAGAGAGCGAGAGTTTTCGCTGAATTTGCCGACTGATCGTTTGGCGTTTTTATTGGCGATTGCCATTTATAACAATGAGCGCTTAGACGGTGAAATGCTGGAAACGGATTTAGTGGATATTTTCCGCCATACGGCATCAGCCTTTGAGCAATCTCCCGATAATATTGCCACCCGCGCCAATAATGCGATTAATGAATTAGTGAAACAGCGCTTTCTCAATCGTTTTAGTAGTGAGTTTACCGAAGGCTTGGCGATTTATCGTTTAACGCCGTTGGGTGTTGGCGTATCCGATTATTATATTCGTCAGCGTGAATTTTCTGCCTTACGCCTTTCTGTTCAGCTTTCAATTGTGGCAGATGAAATTCAACGCGCTTCTGAAGCAGCGGAAGAAGGGGGCGATGAGCATCATTGGCGGCGTAATGTGTTTGCGCCATTAAAATATTCTGTGGCGGAGATTTTCGATAGCATTGATTTTTCCCAACGTGTGATGGACGAAAATCAGCAAAGCATTAAAGATGAAATCGCCGAGCTATTAACTAAAGATTGGCAAGCCGCTATTTCAAGCTGTGAGCGTTTGTTAGATGAAACCTCAAGCAATCTGCGTGAATTGCAAGATACGCTCAATTCTGCGGGGGATAAACTGCAAGCGCAATTATTGCGTATTCAAGATTGTGTGATCGGTCAGGAAAATCTTTATTTTATCGATCAGCTTATCATTGATTTACAAGCAAAATTAGACCGCATTATCAGCTGGGGGCAACAGTCTATTGACTTATGGATTGGCTATGACCGCCACGTGCATAAATTTATCCGTACCGCAATTGATATGGACAAAAACCGTGTCTTTTCACAGCGTTTACGTCAGTCTATTCAACAATATCTTGAAAATCCTTGGTATTTATGGACAGCGCAGGCTGAGCGTTTAGTGGATTTGCGCGATGAAGAACTGGTGCTGCGTGAAGAAGATGCGCTAGGGGAACTGCCAGAAGAATTACAATACGAAAGTTTGGCTGATTTACACGATCAAATTGTAGAACATATGCAAAGCTTGTTAATTGCCTACCGTGAGCATAACCGTCCGATTGATTTGAGTTTAGTGCTGAAAGAGCAGTTGGAAAATTACCCAGTTTCGCGCCATTTTGATGTAGCACGAATTATTGTCGATCAGGCAATGCGCTTAGGTATGGCAAGTGGTGATTTAACCGGCGCTTATCCGCAATGGCAAAAAATTAACGAACAGGGCGCTGAAGTACAAGCCAATATCATTGATGAATATAACTAA
- a CDS encoding integration host factor subunit alpha: MTLTKVELADSLIEKHNLNKRDAKLLVESFFEEIRVALESGQDVKLSGFGNFELRDKASRPGRNPKTGESVPVSARRVVVFKPGQKLRSRVEKSKPKA, translated from the coding sequence ATGACATTGACCAAAGTTGAATTAGCCGATAGCTTAATTGAAAAGCATAATCTAAATAAACGTGATGCCAAATTATTGGTGGAAAGTTTTTTTGAGGAAATTCGAGTGGCATTGGAAAGTGGGCAAGATGTGAAATTATCTGGATTTGGTAATTTTGAATTACGCGATAAAGCCTCACGCCCAGGACGCAACCCTAAAACAGGGGAAAGCGTACCTGTTTCCGCGCGCCGAGTGGTAGTATTCAAACCCGGTCAAAAATTACGCTCTCGTGTAGAAAAATCTAAGCCAAAAGCTTAA
- a CDS encoding C40 family peptidase — translation MNLLKTLLIGGGVLLSVACSSSNESSSVQYKSFKHNRYHSQLNDPIMTIAMLSEHQREWAGTPYRLGGQSRRGIDCSAFVQTTFRERFNINLPRTTREQVKYGTKVAKEDIQTGDLVFFKTGRGPNGYHVGIYVKDGQFLHASTKGGVIYSSLNSPYWTRTYWQARRM, via the coding sequence ATGAATTTACTTAAAACATTGCTGATTGGCGGTGGTGTATTGCTGAGTGTAGCTTGTTCTAGCTCAAATGAAAGCTCTTCCGTCCAATATAAATCGTTTAAACATAACCGCTATCATAGCCAGTTAAACGATCCCATTATGACTATTGCGATGCTGTCAGAACATCAACGAGAATGGGCTGGCACCCCCTATCGTTTAGGCGGGCAAAGCCGCCGTGGCATTGATTGTTCAGCCTTTGTGCAGACAACTTTCCGCGAACGCTTTAATATTAATTTGCCTCGTACCACAAGAGAACAAGTGAAATACGGCACGAAAGTGGCGAAAGAGGATATTCAAACGGGTGATTTAGTTTTCTTCAAAACAGGACGCGGGCCAAATGGCTACCACGTTGGGATTTATGTGAAAGACGGCCAATTCCTACACGCCTCAACTAAAGGTGGCGTGATTTATTCTTCACTCAATAGCCCTTACTGGACGCGCACCTATTGGCAAGCGCGTAGAATGTAA